The segment ATGCAATTTAACCGCGACCATTACTGCTACATGTGGCCGAGGGACGGGGCTCTCGTCGCCTACGCGATGTCCGCGGCCGGTTACCAGGGCATGGTGGTGCCGTTCTTCGAATTTTGCCAGCGGGCGCTGACGCCGGAAGGATATCTTCATCATAAATACAACCCCGACGGGACCGTCGGTTCCAGTTGGCATCCTTATTTCAAGGACGGCCGCGTGCAGTTGCCGATTCAGGAGGACGAGACGGCCCTTGTGCTGTTCGCGCTGTGGCAGGATTACAAGCGTCACGGCGTGTTGGAAATCCCGCAAGGGCTCTACCGCAACCTGATCCGTCGCTCGGCCAAGTTTCTGCACCATTACTGGGTGCCGGAGCTGAATCTGCCGCAGCCCAGCTACGACTTGTGGGAGGAGCGCTACGGCATCTACACGTTTACGGCCTCGGCGGTGTTCGGCGGTCTGGAGGCGGCCGCGAACTTCTGCAAGCTGTTCGGCGACGACGAGCGCAGCCTCCGCTACCGCAATGCGGCCGACCGGCTGCGCAGAGGCATCCTGGAGCACCTCTGGAACGAAGACGCGGGCCGGTTCGCCCGCGGACTTTATTACGAGAACGGCCGCTGGCAGCAGGACATGACGCTGGAGTCGAGCGTGTACGGCCTCTTCGAGTTCGGTGTCCTGCCGGCGACGGACGATCGCGTCGTCTCCACGATGACGGCCATCCGGAACGGCTTGTCCGTCAAGACGCCTGTCGGAGGCGTCGCCCGCTACTACAACGACTATTACTTCCAGCGCTCCGGGGATCTGGAGCAGGTGCCCGGCAATCCGTGGATCATCTGCACGCTGTGGATGGCCGAGTGGGAGATCGAGCGGGCGGCCTCGCCGGAAGAATTGGAGTCGCCCCGCCGCACGCTCGAATGGGTGACGCGGCAAGCCAGCGAATCGGGCGTGCTGCCGGAGCAGCTCGACCCGTTCAGCGGAGAACCGCTGTCGGTCGCGCCGTTGACCTGGTCGCACGCAACGTTCGTGCTCGCGGTCGAGAAGTATATGGACAAATACCGCAAGCTGCACGGCCGGATATAACCGGCAAAGAAAAAACCGCCGGTTCCCAGCGGGAACTCGGCGGTTTTTCCTTGCCTGACGGCCCGTTCGCCCGGCTTATTCGCTGTACGTCTCCGCGTACTTCTCCGCGCTCCAGAGCTTATCCAGCTCGGCGGGGTTCGATACCTCCACGGCGATCATCCAGCCGTCTCCGAACGGCGAGCTGTTGATCAGCTCCGGCGAACCTTCGAGAGCCGGATTGACCTCGACGACGGTGCCGCTGACCGGCGCGTACAGCTCGGATACTGTTTTGACCGACTCGACGCTGCCGAACGGCTCTCCGAATTCGACGGACGATCCCACCGCCGGCAGTTCGACGAACACGATCTCGCCCAGCTCCGCTTGGGCGAAGTCCGTAATGCCGACATACGCGCGGTTGCCGTCGACGCGAACCCATGTATGCTCTTCGCTATACTTCAATTCCGCAGGTGCGTTCATGATCGATCGATGCCTCCTGTGCCGACTAGGCTTGGTCTTTCGGACCGAGAATTTTATGCAGCCGCTGCTCGACGAGGCCGATCGCTTTCTCGCCGGCGCCGTAGAACCGCATCTGGCCTTGCTCGTCGAACAAATAATAAGCCGGAACGTATTCGTTCTGGAACGCATCCGTCACGTTGTGCTCGTTGTCGACCAGAATCGGATGCTTCAATTCGTATTGGGCGACGGCGTCGCGGACGGCCGCCAGATCGGTGTCCTTCTCCGAACGCGGCATATGAACGCCCAGCAGTTGAAGATTGTACTGCTTCCCGTACTTGTCGCGCCATTCGTTTAACGTCGGCAAGCTCTCTTTGCACATGTAGCAACTGACCGCCCAGAAATGCACGAGCAGCGGCTTGCCTTCGATCCGGGCTTTGTCGATCTCGCCGTTGATCCATTCGGTCGCTCCGGACAAGTCCGGCAACGTTTCGCGTAATTTAAGCGGCATATGTATCCTCCTTCTTATAAAAAACCCCCCGGTCCGTCGACGGGCCAAGGGGTTTTTCTTGTTGACCGATTGCAAGGACGGCCGGCGAATTACTTCGCGACCAGATGTTTTTGTCCCGGTTTCCAGTTGGCCGGGCACAGTCCGCCGGATTGCAGAGCTTGCAGCACGCGCAGCGTCTCGTCAACCGAACGGCCTACGTCGTTGTGGTTGACGACTTGGTACTTCAGGATGCCGTCCGGATCGATGATGAACAGGCCGCGCAACGCGATGCCTTCTTCTTCGATCAGCACGCCGTAGTCGCGCGCAACCGTTTTGTTGATGTCCGATGCGAGCGGGAAGTTCAGTTGGCCGAGACCGTTGTCCTCGCGGGGCGTGTTGATCCAAGCGCGGTGCGAGAATTTGCTGTCGGTGCTGACACCCAGAATCTCCGTGTCCAGATCGGCGAATTGACCGGCCGCTTCGCTCAGCGCGATAATCTCCGTCGGGCAGACGAAGGTGAAGTCCAGCGGATAGAAGAACAGAACGAGCCATTTGCCTTTATAGTCGGACAGGGACACTTTGCCGAAATCTTTGCCGTTGCCCAGCGCCGTTTCCATCGTGAAGTCCGGAGCTTTTTTGCCTACGAGACGTGCAGTCATGGTTATTCCTCCTTAGTCATGCTATATGTTTTTTGTCGCTTCTGGAAGTATGTACTTCCGCCAGCGAATGCTTACAGCTTGTACAGTTCATATCCTACACCAACCATTTGGGCGAGTCAATGACTGGAATGATTCTTTCTTTAAAATTATTCTCTTTTTTTCGGTCAAAATTCACAGTCCGTTCAAACTTGCCAAACAAATCGCCCTCCGACCGGCTGCGGCAAGCCAGGCAGAGGGCGATGCTTCTGTTGCGGACGATTAACGTTTCATGGCGGCGACGATCAGATCGCCCATAGCGGACGTGCCGATCGCCTTGGATTTGTCCACGGCGATGTCGGCCGTACGATGGCCGGCATCCAGCACCGACTTGACCGCGTTTTCGATGACGTCGCCGGCTTCGTGCCAGCCGAACGACAGCTTGAACATCAGCGCCACCGACAGGATCGTCGCGATCGGGTTGGCGATGCCTTGTCCGGCGATGTCCGGCGCGGAGCCGTGAACCGGCTCGTACAGGCCGAAGCTTCCTTCGCCCAGCGACGCCGAAGACAGCATGCCGATCGATCCCGTCAGCATCGCGGCTTCGTCGCTGAGGATGTCGCCGAACATGTTCTCCGTGACGATAACGTCGAAGCTGGCCGGACGGCGGAGCAACTGCATCGCGCAGTTGTCGACGAGCACGTGCTCCAGCTCGACATCCGGATAGTCGGCGGCGACGCGCACAACCGTCTCGCGCCACAGGCGGGAAGTCTCCAGCACGTTCGCTTTGTCGACGGACGCCAGCTTCTTGCGGCGGGTGCGCGCGATTTCGAACGCCTGGCGCACGATGCGCTCCACTTCGTTGACGTTGTATACGCAGGTGTCCACCGCATGCTCGACGCCGTTCCGCTGTTCGCGGTATTTGTCGCCGAAGTAGATGCCGCCGGTCAGTTCGCGCACCACGATCAGGTCGGTGCCTTCCAGCACCTCCGGCTTCAGCGTCGACGCTTCCTTCAAGCAGTCGAACACGACGGCCGGGCGGATGTTGGAGAACAAGCCCAGCGCCTTGCGGATGCCGAGCAAGCCGGTCTCCGGACGCAGCTCCTTCGGATTGTTGTCCCATTTCGGACCGCCTACCGCTCCCAGCAGCACGGCGTCCGCGCGTTTACACATTTCCAGCGTGTCTTCCGGCAGCGGCGTGCCGCGCTCGTCGATCGCGATGCCCCCGAACAGGCCGCTTTCCGTTTCGAGCTTGACGCCGAACAGTTCTTCCGTCTTGCGAAGCACTTTAACCGCCTCAGCCACCACTTCGGGACCGATGCCGTCGCCCGCGATAATCGCGATGCGTTTCGTTTCTGCCATCTGTGTCACACTCCGTTTTCGTACGCACGATAATGAAACTCTACGTACAGTTGTACCATAATCGCGGTCCGCTTTTCCAAGATATAAAAGCTATCGACGCAATAGGCATCGCCTATAACGGTAGTATACAACTTCTATTGGTCATGCACCGACAAATCCGCTACAATTATAAGATAGTTAAATGAACGAAAGAAGGCGCTTTCCATGCAGTATCATTTTTCCGAATTTACCGAAGGTCTCAAGTCGTCCGCGGTCCGCGAGATTTTGAAGCTGACCCAAGGCAAATCGATCATTTCCTTTGCGGGCGGATTGCCGGCCGAAGAGCATTTCCCGATCGAAGCGATGCGCGAGGCGTTCAACCGCGTGTTCGATCAGGGCAAAGGGTCGCTGCAGTACGGGTTGACCGAAGGCTATACGCCTCTGCGCGAGCAATTGTGCCAGCGCATGGCCAAGAAAGGCATTAAAGCCGATCTTCCCAACATCCTGCTGACGACCGGCTCCCAACAGGCGATCGACCTGCTCGTCAAAGTGTACCTGACGCGCGGCGACGTCGTGCTGGTCGAAAATCCGACGTATCTCTCCGTCATCCAGGTGTTCCAGGCATACGGCATCAAAGCCGTTCCGGTCGACGGCGACGACGACGGCATGAACATGGACGACCTCCGCAGCAAGATCGAAACGCACAAACCCAAAATGGTCTACGTGACGCCGACCTTCTCCAACCCGGGCGGACGCGTCTGGAGCGCGGAGCGCCGCAAGGCGATCGTCGAGATTTGCCAGAAAGCCAATCTGCTCATCCTGGAGGACGACCCGTACGGCGAGCTTCAATATAACGACGAAGAAGCGTATCCGCCGATCATGTCGTTCGATACGCATCCGGAAGGCTCCTGCGTCGTCTATACGAGCACGTTCTCGAAGATCGCCGCACCGGCGCTGCGCACCGGCTGGGTCATCGGCGACTCCCGTGTCATCCGCGAGATGACGAAGGCCAAGCAAGCGGCCGACCTGCATTCCAGTACGCTGGACCAGCAGGGGCTGTATCAGCTTCTCAAGCATTTCGATCTGGATGCGCATATCTCGGTCATCCGCCGGGAGTACCACAAGCGCATGCTGCTGCTCGACAGCCTGCTGCACCAGTACAAGGTACCCGGCATGAGCTGGAACGCCCCGAAAGGCGGCATGTTCCTCTGGGTGGAGCTGCCAGAGGGCGTCGACGCCGAGGAGCTGCTGAAGTTGGCGGTGAAAGAAGGCGTCGCGTTTGTTCCCGGATCGGCGTTCTACGCGGGCGAACCGAAGCGCAATACGCTGCGCATGAACTTCACCCACTCCAACGAAGCCGAAATGCGGCTCGGCATGGAGCGGTTCTCGCGCTCGCTTGAAGCTTATCTGCAAACCGTCTGACAACCAAAGCGCCCCTGGGCTGCGGAATTGGCCCGCAGCCAGGGGCGCTTTCAGCTTCAGCGCGTCGATTGGAAAAACTCGATCCACTCGCCGTCCGGTCCGTGGAAGAAGAAATACCGGGAACCGTTCGGCAGCGTCGTGATCGACTCGTCGATAAGCTTCACCGGCAGCGTCTTGATCCGTTCCCATTCCGCCTCGATATCGTCGACGCGGAACGCGAGATGATGCACCTTGCCCTCGATTGGCAGCGAGTCGTTGTAGCCTTGAATCAATTCGACCTCCGTCTCGCCTTGTTCCCCGAAGCCCAGAAACGCCAGTTTCAACTCGCCGTTCGGCAATGTGCCCTTCAGCTTCAGCCCGACGATTTCCTCGTAAAATTTCACCGATGCTTCGATATCCTTGACCATGACGCCCACATGCTCGATCCTCAATCTGGCCATGCCCGATCCCTCCTGAATCTATCGTTCTCTCATCATAGCCGATAGCGGCGAAACGGGTCAATCGGCATTCTCATTCTTTTTGCCTATTAAAAAAGACCGATCCTTTTACGATAATCTTCCTAGAATTTCATACCGCCTCATCCGGTTTGCCTACTTCACTTCACAAGGAGAGAGCCACGTGCCGCTGAAAAGACTGCATCGATTCCTCATCTTCATTCTGATCTGCGCGCTGTTCGTCGGCTTAGCCCCCGGTTTGGCCGCTGCGGATGCCGGCGAGTCGCCGGCGTCGTCCCGGACCGGAATGCGGGCCGCGGATACAACGATCGCTGCGCCGCCGTTCAAGGACGTCAAGCCGACGCATCCCTACCACCGGTATATCGCCTACTTGAAAAACGGAGCCATGATCTCCGGCTACGAGGACGGCACGTTCCGCCCTTCCGCCTCCGTCACGCGCGCCGAATTCGTGGTCATTCTCGCGAATGCTCTGTTTGCAGACAGCGTGTACGCGTTCGCCGGCTTCTCGAATGACAGCGAAGACAGCTCTCCCGTCCCGTTCGCCGATGTGCCGGAGTGGGCTTCGGCCCCAATCAAAAAAGCGGTGGAGAAGGGACTGGTCGAAGGCGTATCGGATACGTTGTTCGGCTCCGACGAGCCGATCACCCGCGAGCAGGCGGCCGCGATCGCCTGGCGTTATATGAAGGAATGGCTGTATGCCGAACCGTACGAAGGCGAGATTGGCGTCGGCACGGAGAACGTGGAGGCATACGCGCTGGAAGGCGTTCGCAATGTGATCGCCTACGGCTTGCACGGTCCGCTCTCGGAGATTTATTCCGAAGCCGGCTTCGAGCCCAAACGGCCGATCACCCGGGCCGAAACGTCGGCGCTTGTCTACCGTCTGCTGGAGCGCCAATCGGACTACAGCGGCTTCGCGCTTAAGGCTTATTGGCTGTCGCCGGACGGGCTGCGGTTCGAAAGCTACTCGGACAACTGGGACGTCCCCAAGCTGAAGAAGCTTTCGGCTCAACTGGACGGCAACGTGCACGGCGAAGAGCGGCGGATGCTGGACCGGATCGTCGTCGCCGAGGAGGGGGAGGAAGAGGCGCTGGGACTGTTCGTTCCGGGAACCGACCGGCCCGACGGCCATCTGGCTTACACCGTCGGGGGCCTCTCTCCGGGGGCCGTCATTTATTTGTTTAACGCCGATAGATTCGTTACGCCGGAAGATTACGCGATCACGCTGGCGCATGAATACGGACATTTGTTCAGCTTCTATTGGACCATCCGATCGGAAGGGCTGCCGCCCACCTCCCGCCAGACCAAATGGGCGGAGATGCGCGGGCTGCGCGATCATCCGAGGGTGATCTTCGACGACTCTCCGGAATATGGAAACTTCGAAGACACGGAGCATCACTTCTGGTCGGCTCACGAGATCATGGCGGACGACTACGTGCTGCTGTTCGGCAGTCCGGAGGCCAAGCGCAAGCTCTACGACGAGCGGGACGACCTGAACGTCTATACCGGGTTGTCCTACACGCCGGACAATATCGCGATACCCGCCGTCGAGTCGACGAAGCTGCGCAGCTACTGGTCGGAGTTAATCGGGTTGAAGCTGCCTCCGGGCGATATCCGCAAGCCGGAGCTTCTCGACCTGCAGACCGACGCCGGCAGCGGCTCATACCCGTCGTACACGGTCCGGTTCGCCCCGGCTACGTCCGACGCCGAGCGCGGCGTGCAATATTTCCTGCGCTGGAGCTACCAGAAGGACGGCAAAAACGACAAATCCGAATACGTGCATTACAATTCACCGATCGTAAACAACGCGACGACAATCGTATTCGGCGGCTCCATGGAATCCGTCCCGGTGGAGACCGCTTCTCTGAGGATATACGCCTACTTCCCGGACACGGCGCAACTGATCTACTCGGATCTGGTCTGGTACGACTTCTCCGATCCGAAGCAGCCGAAAAAAACGGCCGATCCGTTTAATGTCGGCCTGACCGTTCGCGGCACGCCCGAGCTTGCGGAGCTGAAATCCAGGATGTTGGGGAAATGGAAGGTCGAAGAGGATTTGACCGTCGAATTGCTTCCGGACGGATCGTTCCGGGCCGAGGGCACCGTGTTGAACGATCGGATTTCGTTCGGCGGAAATTACGAGCTGTTCGGTTATCGGAATCATCCGTATATCAAAATGATTTTGTCCTCGGTTGACACCGAGAAGACCTGGCCGGCCCCCGGCGATGCGGACCCGGAAGGCGGCGGTTCCGACACTTACCTGCACCGTCAGATCGCTTCGTCGCTGATCGGCCAATTCGGCTTTTATCGCATCGATCAAGCGGGCGACAGCGTCTTGAATCTGCAGACGGCCGTCTACTACAACGGCGAATTTGTCACGAATGACAATAAGGAAATCTGGAACCGGTTAAAAGAATAAGGCCAGCCCTGTCCGCTGCGGACGTCGCCGCAGATACACGAAAGACCGGCACGGATCGATTCCGTGCCGGTCTCTTTTTGTTGGATTCGTTTGGTCTGTGCGATCGTAACGTCAGATCAGCGTCATGTTGCCGTGCCGCTTTTTCTCCCCGCGCGACCGCTTGTCGATCAGGCGGTTGATCGCGTCCAGATACGCCTTGGCGCTCGCTTCCAGGATATCGGTGCTGATGCCGCGTCCTTGCGCGCTGTAATCGCCCTGCGCGAGCAGGACGTGCACCTCGCCCAGCGCGTCCTTGCCGTGAGATACCGATTTGATCGAGTAATCCTGCAGCTCGACTTCTTCCTGCGTGACCTTGTCGATCGCTTTGTAGATCGCGTCGACGGAGCCGTTGCCGATGGCCGCCTCTTCGAGACGGTTGCCATCCTTGACGATCCGCACGATCGCCGAAGGCACGGACTGATTGCCGTAAGAAACCTGGATCGTCTCCAGCACGAACACTTCCGGCGTCTGAATGAGCTTTTCCTCGATCAGCGCGCGGATGTCCTCGTCGGACACGTCCTTCTTGCGGTCGGCGAGATTTTTGAACTTCGCGAACGCTTCGTTCAGCTTCTCGTCGTTCAGCTCGTAGCCCAGATCGATCAGCTTCTCCTTGAAGGCGTGACGGCCGGAGTGCTTGCCAAGCACCAGCTTGGAGTCCTTGAGGCCGATCGTGGCCGGGGAGATGATCTCGTACGTCGTTTTCTCCTTCAGCATGCCGTCCTGATGGATGCCGGACTCGTGCGCGAAGGCGTTGGCTCCGACAATCGCTTTGTTGCCGGGGACCGGCATACCCGTCAGCTTGCTGACGAGGCGGCTGGTGCGCGCGATCTCCGTCAGCACGAGCCCCGTCTTCGCCTGGAAGAAGTCGGCGCGGGTCTCCAGCGCCAGCGCGACTTCTTCGATCGCCGTGTTGCCGGCGCGCTCGCCGATGCCGTTGATCGTGCCTTCGATCTGGTCGGCTCCGTTGAGGATCGCGGCCAACGCGTTGGCAGTCGCCAGGCCGAGGTCGTCATGGCAATGCGCACTCAGTTGGATGTTCTCGATGCCGGGCACCTTTTCTTTCAGCGTCTTGAAGATGTTCCCGTACTCGTACGGCGACAGGTAGCCGACCGTATCCGGAATGTTGACGACGGTCGCTCCCGCCCGGATCGCCATCGCCACGACCTCGCAGAGGAAATCGATCTCCGTACGGCCGGCATCCTCCGGAGAGAACTCGATCCGCGAAAAATATTTTTTCGCATAGCGGATCGCCGCTTCGGCCGTTTCCAGCACCTGATGCTTTTCCATCCGGAGTTTGTATTTGCGGTGGATCGGGCTGGACGCCAGAAACAGATGCAAGGTCGGGTCCTGCGCGCCCTGCAGCGCTTCCCGCGCCGCTTCGATATCTTGTTCGCGGGAACGGGACAGCGCAACGACGCTTGCGTTTTTGACCGCCCGCGCAACCGCGTTGACGGCGGCCAAATCTCCGGGTGATGCCGCCGGGAAGCCCGCTTCCATCCGGTCGACGCCCAGCTTCTCCAGTTGAAGGGCGATCTCCACCTTCTCCTGGGTGTTCAGATTGACGCCGGGGGACTGTTCACCATCCCGCAGCGTGGTGTCGAAAATATAAATCTTACGCATCCCATTCACCTCCAGTCAGCAAGAATCCGGCCGGAGAGCCGGCCGGTTCGATCACGCCTGAGCGATGCGGATTACTTTTTGATCCAGTGCATCATTTCGCGAAGCTGAGCGCCGACGACTTCGATCGGATGCTCGGCTTCGTTGCGGCGGATAGCCGTCAGGAACGGACGGTTCGCTTGGTTTTCGAGGATGAAGTTGCGGGCGAACGTGCCGTTTTGGATATCGGCCAGCACTTTTTTCATCTCGGCTTTCGTCGCTTCGGTTACGATGCGCGGGCCGGTGACGTAGTCGCCGTATTCCGCCGTGTTGGAGATGGAGTGGCGCATTTTCGCCAGACCGCCCTCATAGATCAGGTCGACGATCAGCTTCAGCTCGTGCAGGCACTCGAAGTAAGCCATTTCCGGCGCGTATCCCGCTTCCGTCAGCGTCTCGAAGCCGGCTTTGATCAGCGCGCTAACGCCGCCGCACAATACCGCTTGCTCGCCGAACAGGTCGGTTTCGGTTTCTTCTTTGAAGGTGGTTTCGATAACCCCCGCACGCGTACAGCCGATGCCTTTCGCATAAGCCAGCGCGATTTCTTTCGCTTTGCCGGAAGCGTCTTGATGCACGGCGATCAGGCCGGGAACGCCGAAGCCTTCGACAAAGACGCGGCGCACCAGGTGGCCCGGGGATTTCGGCGCCACGAGGAATACGTCGGAGTCGGCCGGCGGCACGATTTGGCCGTAATGAATGTTGAAGCCGTGGGAGAACATCAGCGCCACGCCTTTTTTCATGTTCGGCGCGATTTCTTCGTTGTAGACGCGGGCTTGCGTCTCGTCCGGCATCAGAATTTGGATGACGTCCGCTTTGGCTGCCGCTTCGGCAACCGAGTATACTTCAAAGCCGTCGTTTTTGGCTTGTTCGAACGATTTGCCTTGGCGCAGGCCGATGATGACTTTCAGGCCGCTGTCGCGGAGGTTTTGCGCTTGCGCGTGGCCTTGGGAGCCATAGCCGATAACCGCGATCGTTTTGCCGCGAAGCGCGGAGAGGTCTGCGTCTTTTTCGTAGTACAGGGTGACTGCCATTGGAATAGTTCCTCCTTGAATATTGCCCCGCAAGGGGGTTTGTTGAATGATGTATAATCGCAACCCCGCGGTAAGCGGGGAGGGTTGCCTATATTTTCCCGTGCCGTCCTGAAGCTATTATAACGCATTCCGGCCGGCTTGAGGCACTTTATTGTTTTAACTCGGTAAATGATTTTGGTGCGGCAGGCTGCCGATGGCGGGATTCCTCCCCCATCTTGCTTGATCTCCCGGCCGATTAACGGACGTTGCCGCGGACCATCGCGGTTACGCCGGTGCGCGTCAGCTCCAGGATGCCGTACGGCTTGAGCAGCTCGACCATCGCCTCGATCTTCTCCGAATCGCCGACGACTTGCACGACTAGCGACGAAGAACCGATGTCGACGACGGACGCGCGGAACGTCTCGACGACGCCGAGCACTTCCGGACGGGCCGACGGCTGCGCCGCGATCTTGATGAGTGCGAGTTCCCTGGCGACCATCGGCTGCGAGCTGAGATGCTCGACGCGGATGACGTCGATCAGTTTATACAGCTGCTTCGTGATCTGATCGAGCGTATGGTCGTCTCCGGTGGTGACGATCACCATGCGCGACAGCCCGGCTTCCTCGGAAGAACCGACGGTTATGCTCTCGATGTTGAAGCCGCGACGGCCGAACAGACCGGCCACCCGCTGCAGGACGCCCGGCTGGTCGTTGACCAGGACAGAGATCGTATGTTTGTGCGCGCTCATTCGTCCTCATCCCCCAACAGCATTTCGCCAATTGTTTTGCCTTGCATCACCATCGGAAATACGTTTTCGTGCTTGCGCACCACGAATTCCACGAGCACCGGTCCGTCCGTCTCCAGCGCTTCTTTCCAAGCGTCGCGGGCTTCGGCTTTGTTCGTCGCCCGGAGGCCCTTCACGCCGTAAGCTTCCGCCAGCTTGACGAAGTC is part of the Paenibacillus thermoaerophilus genome and harbors:
- the ilvC gene encoding ketol-acid reductoisomerase yields the protein MAVTLYYEKDADLSALRGKTIAVIGYGSQGHAQAQNLRDSGLKVIIGLRQGKSFEQAKNDGFEVYSVAEAAAKADVIQILMPDETQARVYNEEIAPNMKKGVALMFSHGFNIHYGQIVPPADSDVFLVAPKSPGHLVRRVFVEGFGVPGLIAVHQDASGKAKEIALAYAKGIGCTRAGVIETTFKEETETDLFGEQAVLCGGVSALIKAGFETLTEAGYAPEMAYFECLHELKLIVDLIYEGGLAKMRHSISNTAEYGDYVTGPRIVTEATKAEMKKVLADIQNGTFARNFILENQANRPFLTAIRRNEAEHPIEVVGAQLREMMHWIKK
- the ilvN gene encoding acetolactate synthase small subunit codes for the protein MSAHKHTISVLVNDQPGVLQRVAGLFGRRGFNIESITVGSSEEAGLSRMVIVTTGDDHTLDQITKQLYKLIDVIRVEHLSSQPMVARELALIKIAAQPSARPEVLGVVETFRASVVDIGSSSLVVQVVGDSEKIEAMVELLKPYGILELTRTGVTAMVRGNVR